The following are encoded together in the Daucus carota subsp. sativus chromosome 5, DH1 v3.0, whole genome shotgun sequence genome:
- the LOC108220830 gene encoding auxin-induced protein IAA6 codes for MGTPGLGLEITELRLGLPCMGGKSKAAEKKRAFWEIDGEEDGSSSTTTEEKTQKVESGGKGSGNQVVVGWPPVCSYRRKNSFNGREKGSKTYVKVSMDGAPILRKIDLGPFGEYSELTRALQKLFHSFDHSEAGEKLKDAENNEYVTIYEDKDGDWMLVGDVPWEMFTESCKRLRIMKNADAKGIGLHV; via the exons ATGGGAACTCCGGGCCTAGGGCTGGAGATAACGGAGCTGAGGCTGGGACTTCCATGCATGGGGGGCAAAAGCAAGGCGGCTGAGAAAAAGAGAGCGTTTTGGGAGATTGATGGAGAAGAAGATGGATCTAGTAGTACTACTACCGAAGAAAAAACGCAGAAGGTTGAGAGTGGTGGTAAAGGGAGTGGTAATCAAGTTGTTGTTGGGTGGCCACCGGTGTGTTCTTATAGAAGGAAGAACAGTTTCAATGGCCGCGAGAAAGGCTCGAAGACGTACGTGAAAGTGAGCATGGACGGGGCGCCTATACTGCGTAAGATCGATTTGGGGCCTTTTGGGGAGTATTCTGAGCTGACCAGGGCTCTTCAGAAGCTCTTCCACAGCTTTGACCACAGTGAGGCTG GTGAGAAATTGAAGGATGCTGAGAATAATGAATACGTTACTATTTATGAAGACAAAGATGGGGACTGGATGCTTGTCGGGGATGTTCCCTGGGA GATGTTTACCGAATCATGCAAGAGATTAAGGATTATGAAGAATGCCGACGCTAAGGGCATTGGACTCCATGTTTAG
- the LOC108222038 gene encoding auxin-responsive protein IAA1, translating into MSRESITSAINYEETELTLGLPGESRGTKRAFSEETMSGESVSKKSKKDSAVVGWPPVKEHRKIVMRSCKYVKVAVDGTPFLRKVDLQSYGSYDELLRALQDLFGCFVVRDLVDEKKLVDVFNGKVEYVPTYEDRDGDWMLLGDVPWKMFSQSCKRLRLMTGTLYIGSSSSC; encoded by the exons ATGTCACGAGAGTCGATTACTTCAGCTATCAATTACGAAGAGACGGAGCTGACTCTAGGCTTGCCCGGGGAGTCAAGGGGCACGAAGCGAGCGTTTTCGGAGGAAACGATGAGTGGCGAGAGTGTAAGCAAGAAAAGTAAGAAGGATTCGGCAGTGGTGGGGTGGCCGCCGGTGAAAGAGCATCGGAAGATTGTGATGAGGAGCTGTAAGTACGTGAAAGTAGCGGTGGATGGGACTCCGTTTCTGCGAAAAGTCGATTTGCAGAGCTATGGGAGCTATGATGAGCTGTTGCGTGCATTGCAAGATTTGTTTGGTTGTTTTGTTGTGAGAGATTTGGTGGATGAGAAGAAGCTGGTGGATGTTTTTAATGGAAAAGTTGAGTATGTGCCAACTTATGAAGATAGAGATGGAGATTGGATGTTGCTTGGTGATGTTCCATGGAA AATGTTTTCTCAATCATGCAAGAGGCTAAGGTTGATGACAGGAACGCTTTATATTGGATCGAGTTCGAGTTGCTGA
- the LOC108219765 gene encoding aromatic aminotransferase ISS1, with protein sequence MGSYGMLARRVVQTETPVMVQIQELIRGSKDVMSLAQGVVHWLPPKPALEKVKEIVWEPSVSRYGADEGLPELREALVKKLREENQLCKSSVMVTAGANQAFVNIVLTLCDAGDSVVMFAPYYFNAYMSFQMTGVTNILVGPGNPETLHPDADWLKRILQETKPTPKLVTVVNPGNPSGTYIPDALLKRLSDICRDAGSWLLVDNTYEYFMFDGRKHSCVEGNHIVNIFSFSKAYGMMGWRVGYIAYPSEVEGFAAQLLKVQDNIPICASIISQRLALFSLEVGPEWVTDQVKELVKNRTIIQEALAPLGEGAVKGGEGAIYLWAKLPEKHTEDFEVVRWLARKHGVVLIPGSACGCPGHVRISFGGLLENDCLLASKRLKKGLEELVTSGMLE encoded by the exons ATGGGTTCTTATGGGATGCTTGCTAGGAGGGTTGTGCAGACTGAAACACCTGTTATGGTTCag ATACAAGAATTGATCCGTGGTTCAAAAGATGTGATGTCCCTGGCTCAG GGGGTTGTGCATTGGCTACCACCTAAGCCAGCATTAGAAAAAGTGAAAGAGATTGTTTGGGAACCTTCAGTTAGTCGATATGGTGCGGATGAAGGTCTACCTGAGCTCAGGGAAGCATTGGTTAAAAAG TTGCGTGAAGAAAATCAGCTTTGCAAATCTTCTGTGATGGTTACTGCTGGTGCGAATCAG GCATTTGTAAATATCGTTCTGACATTGTGCGATGCTGGGGATTCTGTAGTTATGTTTGCACCCTATTATTTCAATGCATACATGTCATTCCAGATGACAGGTGTTACTAATATTCTTGTTGGTCCTGGTAATCCAGAGACGCTTCACCCAGATGCAG ACTGGTTGAAAAGGATTCTACAGGAAACTAAACCAACACCCAAGCTTGTTACTGTTGTGAACCCAGGAAACCCATCTGGAACCTACATTCCAGATGCCCTGCTCAAG AGGCTATCAGATATCTGCAGAGATGCTGGATCTTGGCTTTTGGTGGATAACACATACGA GTACTTTATGTTTGATGGTCGAAAGCACTCATGTGTGGAGGGCAATCATATTGTCAACATATTTTCCTTCTCTAAGGCTTATGGCATGATGGGATGGCGTGTTGGATAT ATAGCATATCCTTCGGAAGTAGAAGGATTTGCAGCTCAACTTCTCAAAGTCCAGGACAACATACCCATTTGTGCTTCTATAATCTCACAACGGCTTGCACTTTTTTCATTAGAAGTGGGACCAGAATGGGTCACTGATCAGGTGAAAGAACTTGTCAAGAATAGAACAATTATTCAAGAAGCATTGGCTCCCTTAGGAGAAGGTGCTGTTAAAGGAGGAGAAGGTGCAATATACTTGTGGGCGAAGCTTCCTGAGAAACACACTGAAGATTTTGAAGTTGTTCGATGGCTAGCTCGAAAACACGGGGTTGTTTTGATTCCAGGAAGTGCGTGTGGTTGTCCTGGACATGTCAGGATCTCATTTGGAGGACTGCTGGAGAATGACTGCTTGCTTGCTTCAAAAAGGCTCAAGAAAGGATTAGAAGAGCTGGTAACTAGTGGAATGTTGGAGTGA